A stretch of DNA from Oryza brachyantha chromosome 4, ObraRS2, whole genome shotgun sequence:
aaaatagcagcagcagtaaaaaaaaaacagctggCTTGGCTGCAAGGGCGCTTGGCTCGCCCAGCCAGCCGGCgccagggggggggggggggggggggaaggaAGCCAGGCTCGCCAGGTAGTAACCCCCGCCGTCCCGTCCCACCACCTGCACGCGACGAGCCGTACCGATTTTCATCCACCCCCGCACACCTGCATACACCGAAGACGCAAGCGGAAACGAGAGGCACACTCTCCCCCACGGCTGCCCCCGTCTTCTCctccctccaccaccacccgccgccccctccccaAGCGATCGACTCCccgccctcctctctcgcgccagGTGACGcctgctccctccctccctctctcccgcgctCGTGCTCGTTCGCCTATCGCGGCGGCTGCGTCGGGCGATTCGCGGTGTCCCTTTCGTCGTCCTCGTGTCATGGGCTGTAGAGGaggggtgtgtgtgtgtttccGGGGTGGGCTTGTTGGTCCCAGTTCCCCTTTTAGGTTGCCTCTCGTGGTGTGTTGATCGGGGAATTTCATGCGTGCCATGTTCGGTTTGGTGgaacttttttgttttgttttggtttgttttaGGAAACAATCAGATCTGTTATGCGCCATGGTATTCTAGCTTGTTTTCGTAGGAGAATTGCACGGTTTAAAGGGTTCTCTGAAGCTCCAGGTTGGAGCAGAGGTCCTGCTTTTGGGTACTTAGGTTCTTGTTTTGGGATGTTCTGCAATACGATGGTCCGAACCTCTGAAGTTTCAGATGAGGATTAACTTATTTAGCCTTTAGTTTCATTTTCCACTTACCTTTGTTTCTtctactactttttttttccaatataGGGTAGATAAATACTCCGTAGATTGTTTCAGTATATAGATTTATCTTCCTGGATACACGAGACCCTAAAGAATAATATTCCGTGCATAAGGTAGAATCAGGTGAAGTTCAGATAGAAAAAAAGCACGAGAACGAACTAACTGTTCTGGACCGGAATGGCTATTAGAGAACTTATGTGTATCCTGCCGCTATTTCTCAGCTATTCCTGATGCCATCCCGCAAAGGGTGTTCTTAATATCTGTCAGTTTattcattagaaaaaaatgtttttcatatcTGCTAGTTTatcatgtgaaaaaaaatgtcagcTGTAAATCCAAGGGATGCCCTTTGTTAAGTAGTTTTTGTTAGTCACCCCCATATGTATACCGATACTTAAGTCTGAACCTTCAATTCAATCGAAATGCACCTTTATTATATGTTCAGTGTAATCCAATATCTGTTACCATGGTTCATTTTTGGCAAGTTGCATCGTTATGTTCTTTTGGTAGGTAAGAGGCACACGCCTTGCAGTCCTGTGCGGAAGACCAAATTTTTATACGACAGCTTGGAGAGAGATATTTGTTGCATGTTTTCTATCCAACCTTTTAGCAGACATTTTCATGGGAAACAACACGTGTTCATGATTCTGCTCTTAGTTCATTGCACTTAACATGAGGTAAATTGATGAGGGTTCATTAGTTAGTACTATTCCCCTTTGTAGATTGTGCATGCAATGTGACTGGTTTCCTGGTTCATAAACAGGACAAATAGGTTATGTCAATATCTTGAGACTTTTGCTGTGCAAATGCTTGCAACGGGAATTGCTCGTGCATGCTATTGCTCTAATTAATTGGAGACTCCATGTTTCTGCCTCTTTGTTGGAGAAAGATTTTGTCACATTGGTTACTCACGGAAAGATTTTTGTTGTATTAGTTACTCCTTTTGACAGATTTTTGTTGTGCTAGTTACTCCTTTTGACATATTTTTGTCGTGTTAGTTACTCCTTTTGACAGATTTTTGTCGTGTTAGTTACTCCTTTCGACAGATTTTTGTCATATTAGTTACTCCTTTTGACCCTTCGATTTTCGTTACCTAAAGGTACTGAATGATTTATGCCCCCAAAAGCATAATTTTAATAATGCTAATACAGAATTTTACCTATCTGCCATTTTTGGTGTTCGTTTTGTATTGATCTCGGTTACAGCTTTTCCTTGCTTGAAACCTCTTTATAGTTACAGTTACCTTTTATTGTCTCTGTTCAAGTATATAGGgcgtgttttctttttgtatgTAGACAAATGATCCAGCACAAAGGACTAAATTGCCCTCAACTACTTGATTAATGAGAGTTacttactccctccagtttgaTAATTCCTGTCATTTTGGACAATGACACGTTCTTCAAAACCTGTCATGGAATTGGAGGAAGTAGGAACTAATGAAGTACCCAATGCTATACTGCAGTTGGAGTTAATAGAGGGCaatttgtaacaaaaaatactttgaAAACTGTTTGCGCCTTATATAGTTGAACGTGCATGTAAGTAAAGAAGGCTATATAACTTGAATGGAgagaataaattttattcactttTAATCATTTCATCTTTGTACGGATTCAATGATTCATCTTTGCATGACAGTAatagtggtttgtactcagccttgcttaatttttcccccaccagagcaagtgccagagcctgtgtcagaagaaggttgttccgaaggttgaagtaaggttcagtccgccgtcgagagtgcctgtggtgtggagccgtcttcgccagctgaagctgaagattagatggtctagtcttgttttcctctttccgctgcatttcgatagataattgtttttatttgtttttaagacgtggaactgtgtattaatttgtcatagtgtgtactcgggctgatgcctggaccgagatttcatacatgctattgttcagaaatttggtgtaaatttctgggcgtgacatttgCTTTACTGTGTTGTGACCTGACTATGTTGATATAATAGTTTTGAACACATAAGATCAtttcaaacatatatttgacATCTACATTTTAGttaacattttgttttgcttttttcaGTTAAGGACTTCCCGACCAGAAGGCATTTCAACACTCCTTCCTATGCTTGATGTCAACTATCAAAGATGTTGTTTAGTGCTGTGGAGGTCAAGTAGCATTGGATCATAAATTCTCCTAGAACAAAACAGGCATGGACCGTGCAGACACCTCAGGGTTTGTCAGTGGTGGTTGCTTCAGTACTACCCTCCTGCTGATATTCTTCCATTTTGTCTATTCTGTGGTCCTTGTCTGAAAGATCTTCAGGTCCCTGTTCTTCAGTTCTTCAGTGCTTCAGTTGTCATTTGCTCTCATATCGTTGTCATACTGTTAAGCTGTGATGGATAACAGCTTTGTGGACATCTCAAATCAACCTCCAATGAATAACCCTTTTATGCTAATGGAACAGACAGCTCAAAGCTACACCATGGTGAACCTAGGCAAGAGCACACCCCACATGGACTGCCTGGTTTCTGCAATGGCTAGTTATGACCATGGTAATCAAGATACACAGGATATTGGTAGCATCACAACTAGAGATGATGGTTGCAGGTTAGTCCTGGGATTGGGTCCAACACCAAATTTTTACTCCGCAGAGTGCCAGCCCACTGGAGTAGACAAGCTTAAAGAAGCTCCTTCATTATCTGGCCAGGGTATGACTATAATCGATCCTGGGATGCTGAGGCTGGGCCTTCAGATGAATGTTGCCCAAACAATTCAACCTTTGCAAGCACCAGATGGAACAGTTCATTCTTTTCCTGTTGTTGATGAGGCCTCAACATCTGCTGCTGTAAGGAGCATCGGTGGCTACATGCCATCCCTACTCTTTGCTCCACGCTCCGGTTCTTCTGCTGTCAATGATACCCTTCAAGCAGAAACCCAGGATTCATTAGACCTGACTGACAGCGACAATGATAACACTCAGCATGGTCAACATCACCTTCAGCTCAGCCCTGAGCCATCTGCCATGACAGAGGGTTCATTTGGTGTGAGCTCTGACGTGGTCACTGCAGCAACCACATCAGAACAAAGGAATCATCCGCGGCATCCGAAGAAATGCAGGTTCAAGGGCTGCTCCAAAGGTGCAAGAGGCGCATCAGGGCTGTGCATTGCCCATGGAGGTGGGCAGAGATGCCATAAGCCTGGGTGCCACAAAGGTGCGGAGAGCAGCACTGCCTATTGCAAGGCCCATGGTGGTGGTCGGAGGTGTGAGGAGCTTGGTTGCACCAAGAGTGCTGAAGGGAAGACGGATTATTGTATTGCTCACGGTGGAGGTCGTCGTTGTGAACATGATGGGTGTCCTAAAGCTGCACGGGGTAAGTCTGGGCGGTGCATCAAGCATGGTGGCGGGAAGAGATGCACAGTGCAAGGTTGCATCCGGAGCGCCGAGGGGAAGGCCGGACTCTGCATTTCTCATGGTGGTGGTCGCCGGTGCCAGTTCCCTGATTGCGCCAAGGGCGCTCAGGGCAGCACATTGTACTGCAAAGGGCATGGCGGTGGCAAACGGTGCATCTTCGATGGCTGCAGAAAAGGTGCAGAGGGGAGCACGCCTCTGTGCAAAgcacacggcggcggcaagcgaTGCATGTTTGAAGGTGGCGGCGTCTGCCCAAAGAGCGTGCATGGTGGCACCGAGTACTGCGTGGCGCACGGAGGAGGAAAGCGCTGTTCGGTGGTCGGC
This window harbors:
- the LOC102712799 gene encoding uncharacterized protein LOC102712799 codes for the protein MDNSFVDISNQPPMNNPFMLMEQTAQSYTMVNLGKSTPHMDCLVSAMASYDHGNQDTQDIGSITTRDDGCRLVLGLGPTPNFYSAECQPTGVDKLKEAPSLSGQGMTIIDPGMLRLGLQMNVAQTIQPLQAPDGTVHSFPVVDEASTSAAVRSIGGYMPSLLFAPRSGSSAVNDTLQAETQDSLDLTDSDNDNTQHGQHHLQLSPEPSAMTEGSFGVSSDVVTAATTSEQRNHPRHPKKCRFKGCSKGARGASGLCIAHGGGQRCHKPGCHKGAESSTAYCKAHGGGRRCEELGCTKSAEGKTDYCIAHGGGRRCEHDGCPKAARGKSGRCIKHGGGKRCTVQGCIRSAEGKAGLCISHGGGRRCQFPDCAKGAQGSTLYCKGHGGGKRCIFDGCRKGAEGSTPLCKAHGGGKRCMFEGGGVCPKSVHGGTEYCVAHGGGKRCSVVGCTKSARGRTDCCVKHGGGKRCKVDNCSKSAQGSTDFCKAHGGGKRCTWGTGCEKFARGRSGLCAAHGTLAAKQQECNAAKDGAGMIPPGLFSGIVTVAATSSMTNEYSSSGISTASDCDGTVRSQAMMIPPQVLVPRSMMPSPSSEPTVQGGREGGCAVPEGRVHGGGLLSLLGGSFRNADMDKL